The segment GCAGAAGTATCAGACGGCTCTCGCCGGTGGGTCGGCACCCGATCTGGGGATCGTGTCCACCGCATATCTGGCGCCTCTCGTCGCGCAGGATGCCGTCATTCCGCTCGACGACTTCATGGCGTCCTCTCCGCAGCGCGGCGAGTACGACCCGAAGATCATCGAGTCGGCGATGGAGTCCGGTGGCGGTGAGAACCTGTACGGTCTGCCGTTCACCAGCAACAACGCGACGCTGTGGTATCGGGCGGATTGGTTCGACGAGGCCGGCATCGAGCCTCCGGAGACGTGGGACGAATTCTACGACGCTGCAGACGAACTGACCGACAAGTCCGATGGCCGCTACGGGTTCACCATCCGAGGCGGTGCCGGTTCGATCTACCCGTTGCTGCAGCACATGTTCGCCACCACCGGCATCGACAACTTCTTCGACGGCAGCGAATCCACCGTCAACCGGCCCGAGATGGTGCAGGCCATCGAACGTTTCGCCGCCCTGTACGACGTGGACACCCCCACCGCCGACGTCAACAACGGCTTCCCGCAGATGGTCGCCAGCTTCGGCGGTGGCTCGGTGGCGATGATGCAGCACAACCTCGGATCGTTGAGCAATCACCGTAAGGCGCTCGGCGACAACGTCGGTGCCGTCGCACTGCCCCGCGCCGACAACGGTGTCCGTACGGTGATGACGGACCCGTTCCCGTCCTACACGGTGTTCAAGAGCAGCAAGCATCAGGCTGCGGCCTGGAAGTTCCTCGAGTTCATGACCTCGCCGGAATCGCAGGCCTACTGGAACGAGAACGTGGGTCAGATTCCGGTCAACGCCGCCGCTCGCTCCGCTCCCGCCTTCCAGGCGATGCCGTCGGTGCAAGCTGCTCAGGCCGCCCTCGACGATCCGGAGACGGTGCTGGTCACCCCACCGGACTACCTGCCGGATTTCGGCAAGATCGTTCAGGTTCAGATGCTGGGCCAGTGGCAGAAGGTCCTCATCGGGCAACTCAGCGCTCAGGACTTTGCCGACGACTTCGCCGAGAAGCTCGACCGCTCCAAGGCCAAATACGATGCCCGACAGGGTAAATAGGGGATTCA is part of the Rhodococcus sp. SBT000017 genome and harbors:
- a CDS encoding sugar ABC transporter substrate-binding protein; the encoded protein is MNRRTLLRTTLVGAVATLVLASCSSETSLPDGELGDPNSGTLTFWDNNAGPDRTPLYEELIRRFEEVNPGIDIQYVGLPSDSAQQKYQTALAGGSAPDLGIVSTAYLAPLVAQDAVIPLDDFMASSPQRGEYDPKIIESAMESGGGENLYGLPFTSNNATLWYRADWFDEAGIEPPETWDEFYDAADELTDKSDGRYGFTIRGGAGSIYPLLQHMFATTGIDNFFDGSESTVNRPEMVQAIERFAALYDVDTPTADVNNGFPQMVASFGGGSVAMMQHNLGSLSNHRKALGDNVGAVALPRADNGVRTVMTDPFPSYTVFKSSKHQAAAWKFLEFMTSPESQAYWNENVGQIPVNAAARSAPAFQAMPSVQAAQAALDDPETVLVTPPDYLPDFGKIVQVQMLGQWQKVLIGQLSAQDFADDFAEKLDRSKAKYDARQGK